From the genome of Papaver somniferum cultivar HN1 chromosome 2, ASM357369v1, whole genome shotgun sequence, one region includes:
- the LOC113348897 gene encoding uncharacterized protein LOC113348897 isoform X2 gives MCRYKNRNGIAFFVFAVSLFKFNQVRVTLQKKKVQTMTAAKIIGAVVGTTVLAFGLDHVISDRKLFGGTTPSTVSNQAWWQETDKKFQSWPRVAGPPVVMNPISRQNFIVKSRDE, from the exons ATGTGTCGATATAAAAATAGAAATGGAATCGCCTTCTTCGTCTTCGCTGTCTCTCTCTTTAAATTCAATCAAGTTAGGGTTACTCTACAGAAGAAGAAAG TTCAGACAATGACAGCAGCCAAAATCATTGGAGCTGTGGTAGGGACTACAGTACTTGCATTCGGGTTGGATCATGTTATATCTGATAGGAAGTTGTTTGGAG GAACCACTCCATCAACTGTTTCAAACCAGGCATGGTGGCAAGAAACTGATAAGAAGTTCCAGTCGTGGCCTCGTGTAGCAGGACCCCCAGTTGTTATGAACCCCATCAGTCGCCAGAATTTTATTGTGAAGTCTCGTGATGAATAA
- the LOC113348897 gene encoding uncharacterized protein LOC113348897 isoform X3 — translation MESPSSSSLSLSLNSIKLGLLYRRRKTMTAAKIIGAVVGTTVLAFGLDHVISDRKLFGGTTPSTVSNQAWWQETDKKFQSWPRVAGPPVVMNPISRQNFIVKSRDE, via the exons ATGGAATCGCCTTCTTCGTCTTCGCTGTCTCTCTCTTTAAATTCAATCAAGTTAGGGTTACTCTACAGAAGAAGAAAG ACAATGACAGCAGCCAAAATCATTGGAGCTGTGGTAGGGACTACAGTACTTGCATTCGGGTTGGATCATGTTATATCTGATAGGAAGTTGTTTGGAG GAACCACTCCATCAACTGTTTCAAACCAGGCATGGTGGCAAGAAACTGATAAGAAGTTCCAGTCGTGGCCTCGTGTAGCAGGACCCCCAGTTGTTATGAACCCCATCAGTCGCCAGAATTTTATTGTGAAGTCTCGTGATGAATAA
- the LOC113348897 gene encoding uncharacterized protein LOC113348897 isoform X1 gives MESPSSSSLSLSLNSIKLGLLYRRRKVRSLLNLISIHQTMTAAKIIGAVVGTTVLAFGLDHVISDRKLFGGTTPSTVSNQAWWQETDKKFQSWPRVAGPPVVMNPISRQNFIVKSRDE, from the exons ATGGAATCGCCTTCTTCGTCTTCGCTGTCTCTCTCTTTAAATTCAATCAAGTTAGGGTTACTCTACAGAAGAAGAAAGGTCAGATCTCTTCTTAATCTAATATCGATTCATCAG ACAATGACAGCAGCCAAAATCATTGGAGCTGTGGTAGGGACTACAGTACTTGCATTCGGGTTGGATCATGTTATATCTGATAGGAAGTTGTTTGGAG GAACCACTCCATCAACTGTTTCAAACCAGGCATGGTGGCAAGAAACTGATAAGAAGTTCCAGTCGTGGCCTCGTGTAGCAGGACCCCCAGTTGTTATGAACCCCATCAGTCGCCAGAATTTTATTGTGAAGTCTCGTGATGAATAA
- the LOC113348897 gene encoding uncharacterized protein LOC113348897 isoform X4, which produces MTAAKIIGAVVGTTVLAFGLDHVISDRKLFGGTTPSTVSNQAWWQETDKKFQSWPRVAGPPVVMNPISRQNFIVKSRDE; this is translated from the exons ATGACAGCAGCCAAAATCATTGGAGCTGTGGTAGGGACTACAGTACTTGCATTCGGGTTGGATCATGTTATATCTGATAGGAAGTTGTTTGGAG GAACCACTCCATCAACTGTTTCAAACCAGGCATGGTGGCAAGAAACTGATAAGAAGTTCCAGTCGTGGCCTCGTGTAGCAGGACCCCCAGTTGTTATGAACCCCATCAGTCGCCAGAATTTTATTGTGAAGTCTCGTGATGAATAA